AGTATGCCTATTTTGAGGATACCCATATGCTGGCCGCCGTCGATGTAGGGCCAGAAGATGCGCTGCAGACTGCCGCTGGCGTTGATGCAGGCCAGCAGGGAGGAATTGCCTACTATGCCGGACGGAAATATGCTGGTGGAAAGCAAAGTTGCCTCGCCTCGCCTTATCAAGTGCTTGGGCTTATATCTTTAGACTGTTGATGATAATATAATATATCAAATTATTTGCCAAATAAACCCGATAAAAAAGAAGCACCTGTTGTGTGCTTCTGGAAATGACAATCCTATGGCTTGGCAAGTTTATTGTTTGGCTGGAATGTACGCCCTTATGCCGGAGCCCAGAGAATTTTCACCCTTTCGCCCTCGGTTCCGTAACAGACCCGGAAGCCGTCGTAGACAAACCAGAGCCCGAAGAAGGTTCCTTCCCCGCGGCGCCGCAGGTCGCGGATCACCAATTTGGCCGTGATATAGGGCCGCGGTACGTAGCCGGAGCTGTATTTTACCAGCACGGTGTAGATAGCCTTGTGCAATTTCTGGTCGAAGCTGTATTTTTCCGGCAGGCGGGGGAAAAGATTGGGTCCGAACTCCCGGATGGATTCCCGCTCGCTGAATATTTCGTCGTTCAGACATAAATACCATTTCCAGCCCTGGCGCCGGCAGTAGCGGATGGCTTCCCGGAAGATGGTGTAGCCGCTATCTATCACCTCTTCCGTATCTGCATTGATGATTTTATCCCCCACAATCAGCACGCGCATTTTTTACACCTCACTCCAATAATCTGTTCCTGTATCGGGCGGAGCGGTGTCATTATAAGCAGCTGTAAAATTTATTAATATTATACACAATTCAAAATAAAATGAAAATGATTTATGGTTATCTGCTGAAAAAAATTTAATAAAAATAAATAGCCCGGCCAGGCCGGGCTAAGCTGCTGATTAACAGAATGCAGGTAATTTTTAACCTTAATTTATTGCCTTATTGCTTATTCGCCTTTCCTTCCTTGACAATGCTTACTTGCTGGCAGTTGGGGCAGAGGAAGGAACCATAGTCGCGCAGGGAACGGGTACGGTGACCGCAGTGAGGACAGGTTACATTCACTACCTCGAAGAGGTGACCGCAGGCCAGCAGGAAAAAGCCGAACAGCCCGCCGATGGTGCCGCTGACCACGGGTGGCAGTCCCGCCACCATGCCGGCTCCGGCGGTAGTCAGTACCAGGGCGACGAAGTAAATAACCCGTACCAGCACCAGCATCAGTTCCAGGCCTGGTGTTTTGATTTCCCCCGGGTAATACAAAGAGATCCCTCCTGTAGTGTTTTGTTTGGCTTTTCACTAAATAACTAATTCGTGTTGGTCAAAAAATATCCTGCCATTGGCTAATTATTTTGGCAACTAAAATTGCCCCGGCCATCGTCCATATAAGTAGTCCACCAGTTGCCTGGCCGTACGTCCCGAATACCCGTTGTGCCACATGGCCCAAAGCCGGGCCTGTTTGAGCAGAGCGTCCCGGGGCCAGTCCAGTCCCGCCTGGCGAGCCAGATGCAGCACCATCTCCAGGTAGGCCTGCTCACCGGGGGCGGAGAACATCAGGCACAGGCCAAACCGGTCGGCTAAAGAGAGTTTTTCCTGAACGCTGTCCTGCGGGTGTTTGTCCTGCTCCCGGAAAGTTTCGCTGACCAGATGGCGGCGGTTGGACGTGGCGTAAATGACCACATTGTCCGGCCGGCGCCGCACACTCCCTTCCAGCATGGCCTTGAGCTGTTTGTAATCAGTTTCCAGCTCCTCAAAGGAGAGATCATCCAGAAAAATAATGAATTTGTACGGTAGTTCAGCCAACTGGTTCAGCAGAACGCTGTACTGGCTCAGGTTGGTTTTGTCCATTTCCACCAGGCGCAGCCGCTGCTGGCCAAACAGGTGGAGCAAAGACTTCACGGCGGAAGATTTGCCGGTGCCCCGGTCGCCGTACAGCAAAATGTTGACAGCCGGCAGGCCGGATACCAGCCGGGCGGTGTTTTCCCGCAGGGTCTCCCTTTCCTGCAGGTATCCGTGCAGGGCGTCAGGCGGCGGGCTGTCGGGGTGGGTGACCGGTTGCAGGCTTCCCTGCCAGGTAAAACAGAAAAAGCGGCTGAGCAGTCCGTAGCCCAGGGCGGTGTGGAATTTTTCCAGCGCGTCCAGTATGGCGGCCGGGTTTTCCTCAAATGCCGCGGCCAGGGCTTTTTTGTGCTGCCAGAAGGCTTGCTGGTCCGGGTAACGGGGTGAACGGGCCGGGGGGGAACTCTGCCAGATGTGCTGCCAGTATCCCTCTGTACCCGCAGGGAGGTGGACCTGATCCGGTTGCCAGTGGTACAGCACTTGTAAAACAGCCAGCTCTCTTTCCAGCAGGGAGCGGAGCTGGCCTGATAGAGCCGGGCAGCTCTCCTGCTCGCCGGTCGGGCAGGCGGCCATGGCCCGGCTGCCGATATTGTCATCCAGCATGATTAAGTCCAGCAAGTGGTTTTGCCACCAGTTGCAGCCGGTTAGCGGGTGGGGGCAGTGCTGAACCTGGTCAAAGAGCCGGGCCAGATGCTGGTAGTCGCCGGCGTGGTTTTGTAGTTCCCGCCAGCTGACCAGGACGGGGTCGCAGTGTAAATTGCGGTAGATGACCAGTTGGGTAATTTTTTCGGTTATTTCAGATGTGGACATGTTTATCACCAACCAGCGCTTGTATTGATGGAGCGGCAATTTCCGCTATTTTCTGCGGCAGGAAAAACTAACCTGAAGCAGAAATATGTAATAATAAATAGAAAAAGTATTCAGCATAGGGTAACCAAAATGATTATACTATGAAAAAATGCAGGAGGGAACAAATGATGCAAAATGCACTGCAAATGGTGGCCGAGTTGATGGCGCTTTCCGCCAAGACGGCGCCCAAGTCTTTAGGTCAGGACTATGTGGAAATAAAAATTGTCAGCGGGGAGGACCTGAATAGATTGGCCGAACAGATGGAGCAATACGGGCGTAAAACCGGTAAAGTGAACTTTGACCGGGACGCGGCCAATGTGCGCCAGTCGGCGGCCGTACTGCTGCTGGCGCTGAAAGAAAACAAGCCTCTGGGGCTGAACTGCGGGGCCTGTGGCTTTTCCCGGTGTGATGAGTTAACCAGCCAGGAGGGACCGGAATTTGTGGGGCCACTCTGTGCCTGGCGGGTGATCGATCTGGGGATTGCCCTGGGTTCGGCGGTGAAAACCGCCAGTATTTTAAACGCGGACAACCGGGTAATGTACCGGGCCGGGGTGGTGGCCCGGCAAATGGGTCTCATCAGCGGGGCCATTGTGGTCGGGGTGCCCATAGCGGCGTACAGCAAGAATATCTATTTTGACCGGCCGGCCCGGAGTTAAGAGAGCATATTTCAAGGAGGCATACAGCATTGTATATAGCAGGCAAGGCGCTCCTGAAGAAGCTAAAACCGTTGCAGTGGACACTGTGCCTGGTCTTATCCTTTCTGGCACTTTACCTGGGGCCGGCGGCCGGTGTGGCCCGGGCCCAGGTGTACCCGGTGCTGGAACACACCAGTCAAATAATCAGTCGGGGAGTGAATCAGGATACATATACTCTGCAAGCAAACGATGGCAAGATTATCGCTTATGTGTTGACCGTGGATCTGCACGACCCCTATATTGACCTCCAAGTATTGCTGGGTGCGGGAGAGTCCTGGCAAAAAAATGACACCGTGTTGAACATGGCCCGGCGCAGCGGGGCGGTGGCCGCGGTGAATGCCGACTTTTTTCAGATGAAGGACAGCGGCCGGCCCATTGGGATGACGGTGCTCCAGGGGCAACTGCTCAGCAGTCCTCCGCTGCGCCGGGATATGTACACAATAGCCATAGGTCAGGACAAGACACCTTTCATCGGCCTGTTCAGCTTTACCGGCCTGGTAACCGCTCCGGACGGCAGCAGTTTCCCTCTGGCTGGCATCAACAAACCGGCTTATTTGCTGCCCAATGCCACCAGTTCTGATAGCAATGCTTTGCATATGTACAATGCAGCCTGGGGGGAGAGAAGCCGGGGCAGCAAGTACGCGGTGGGAGAACCCCTGCTGGTGGAAATGCTGGTGCGCAACAATACGGTAGTGCAGCTCTACAGCAACAGCGATCCCATCCCGCTGCCGGCGGACGGTTTTGTCCTGCGGGGGCAGGGAAATGCGGCGCGTTTTTTACAGGAAAAGTTCCGGCCGGGAGACCAGGTGCAGCTTACTTATCGGGTGCAGCCCGATATCAGCAATATAAAAAGCGCCAGCGGCGGGCAGGCTCTCCTGCTGACCGATGGACATCTGCCCACCTATTTTTCCCAGGAGATAACCGGCTACCACGCCCGCACGGCGGCCGGTTATGATGCCACGCAGAGCAAACTGTATCTGGTGGCCATTGAAAATAGCAGCCGTAGCCGGGGGATGACCCAGAAAGAACTGGCCGAGTTTATGCTGGGGCTGGGCGTCCACACTGCCATCAACCTGGATGGGGGAGGCTCGACCAGCTTTGTCTCCCGGCCGCTGGGCGAGAACAGCCCCGTACTGGTCAACCTGCCGGAAAAGGGTGCCCAGCGGCCGGTGCCGGTGGTTTTGGCGGTCTTCTCCACCGCGCCGCCCGGTGCGCTGCAGGGGCTGATCATATCCGGTCCGGAGCGCATAGTTCCAGGTCTGCCGGTGAAGTATACTGTTAAAGCCTACGATGAATACTACAACCCCTACCAGCTGGCGCAGGAGGCAGTAAGCTGGGAAGTGGGTTCCGGATGGGAGCAACTGGCCGCGGGTGAATTTTTGCCCCGGGAGCCGGGCTCTATCTCCCTGCGGGCGTCTTATCAGGGAGTGGTGGCGCAAAAGCAGGTGAGTGTGTATCAGGACGACCAGCTGCAACTGGTTGTACAGCCCGGCTCCTTAAGCCTGCTTCCCGGGCAGAAAAGCGAAATCAAGGTTAACCTGCGCGATCCGTCCGGACAGCTCTGGCCGGTGCCCGCTTCTTACCTGCAAATTAAGTCGGAGAGCGGGCTGATCAGTATCCAGGGAGCGTTGCTCACGGCCGGAGAAGAAGCCGGACAAGGCGAAATAAAGATAAGTTTTCGCAGCAAGAGCGCAACTGTTCCGTTTACCATCAAAGCTCCGCTGCCCTTTACAGATTTGGATGAAAAGCACTGGGCCTACCAGGCGGTGCACAATCTTTACCAGTTGAAAGTGGTCAGCGGCGTGAGCGAAACACTTTTTCAGCCGGCGGAAAAAGTGACGCGGGCGCAGTTTGTGACCATGCTGGGCCGGGCCCTGGGCTGGGTGCAGCAAAACCAGCTATCCGGCCAGACGCCCGCTCTACCATTCAAGGATAGGGCCAGGATACCGGGCTGGGCCAGCCCCTATGTGGCCTATGCCGTACAACAAAAATACTTGACCGGTTTTCCCGATGGCACCTTTTTGCCCGATCGTCTGCTCACCCGGGCGGAAATGGCTGTGGTACTAGACCGGGTGCTGAAACTACCTGCAGCCAGTGATGATACCCCGTCATTTGCCGACACGGCCACCATCCCCGCCTGGGCTAGCCCCGCTCTGGCCGCCTGCAGCAAGGCGGGTTTAATTCGCGGCGACGGGGAGAACAAAGTGCACGCGCAACAAAATGCTAGCCGGGCGGAAACCGCTGTGGTCATTAATCGCATGTTGGTCAGCGGCCTGGTTAAAACAGCGGGACAGAGCGCGCCCGAAAGAAGCGGGCAAAACTTACCGGGGGGCGAGATGATTGGACCGCCAGCACCGTAAAATCCAGCATATTGAACAGGCGCTGGCTCTGCCGGAAGAGACAGGTACGAGCGGTTTTCAGGATCTGCTCCTGGTGCACAATGCCCTGCCGGAAATGGATCCGGGCGATATTGATCTTTCTTGCACTTTTCTGGGTAAAAAGCTGGCCGCTCCTCTATTGATCAACGCCATCACCGGCGGTCATGAAAAAACACTGCCCATTAACAGGGCACTGGCCCGTCTGGCCGCCCGCTGCGGTCTGGCCATTGCGGTGGGCTCCCAGAAAGCCGCTCTGGAAGATCCGGCGGTTATCGATACCTTTCGCGTGGTGCGGGAGGAAAACCCGACCGGGGTGGTGCTGGCCAATTTGAGCGCTACCTGCCAACCAGGGGAGGCGCGGCGGGCGGTGGAAATGCTGGCGGCGGATGGCCTTCAGCTGCACCTCAATGCCGCGCAGGAACTGGCCATGGTGGAAGGGGAAACCAATTTCGGCCACGTGGCGGATAATATTGCCCGGGTCGCCGGGGAGCTATCCGTGCCGGTGATTGTCAAAGAGGTGGGTTTTGGCCTGTCCAGAGATGTGGTGCGCCGGCTGTACGCCGGCGGGATCACCCACTTTGACATTGCCGGCCGGGGTGGCACCAACTTTTTGCAAATCGAACTGGCCAGGCGGGGCGCGGCCTGGCCGGAAATAAGTGACTGGGGCATCCCCACGGCGGCGGCCCTGCTGGAGTGCGTCAACCTGCAGCTACCCGTGACAATCATTGCGTCAGGTGGTGTGCGTACCTACCTGGATATTGTCAAAGCGCTGGTGGCCGGCGCACAGCTGGTGGGCATGGCCCGCCCGCTGCTCCAGGCCGTCTACAGTTCAGAAGATGTTCTGTTCCATTATGTAGATGATCTCCTTCAGGGTATGCGGCGGGTAATGTTTTTGCTTGGTGCGGTAAGCATTGACCGGCTGGCCCGTGTGCCGCTGGTGATCACCGGTGCCACAGCCCAGTGGCTGGCGGCCCGGGGCGTGGACATAGCGCAGTGGGGTAAAAAAGATATCTTGGCGGAGAAGGAAAAAGTGGATCCCTGTAGAAAGTAATACATAAAACAAACGCATTGTTCACCAGCAGGTGCTGTCCAGGCTGGACAGAGAATAGGGAACCGGGTGCAAGTCCCGGACGGACCCGCCACTGTAACCGGGGAGCAAAGCGCCATTTATGCCACTGGTTGTTCTAACCGGGAAGGCGGCGCGGCGCGTTGATCCGGAAGTCAGGAGACCTGCCTGCCGGTGCAATCCGCTGGATGATGGTAAAGTCCACGGCTAACTGTAGCCGTGGACTGTTTATTTTTTATCAATCCATAATTATTTAATCTATGCTAGGGAGGTATTTGTAATGTCGCTGCTAAATGAGACTATCAGTGCCATTGCTCCGCTGGATGCCGGCTGGATGGAAAAGGCCCAGAGCCGGGTGGACAGTTTGATTAAACCGCCCGGGAGTCTGGGCCGCCTGGAAGAACTGGCCGTGCAACTGGCCGGCATTACCAGCAGCCTGAGGCCGCCGGTGCAAAACAAAGTGATTGTACTTATGGCCGGCGACCATGGTGTGGTGGAAGAAGGCGTCAGCATTGCGCCGCAGGAGGTTACCTACCAGATGCTGAGTGCTTTTGCCGGCGGTGTGGCGGGCGTAAGTGTTTTCAGCCAGGTGGTGGGCGCCAGGCTGATCATTGTGGACGTGGGCGTCAAAGTGCCGGTGGACATTCCCGGTGTCCTGTCCTGCAAAGTTAAAAACGGTACTGACAATATTGCGAAAGGTCCGGCTATGAGCCGCCAGGAAGCGGTAGCCGCTCTGGAAGTGGGTATCCGGGTGGCCAGTGAACAGGTGGATGCGGGGGCTGATGTGCTGGCCCTGGGCGATATGGGCATTGGCAATACTACTCCCAGCAGTGCCATTCTGGCCTGCCTGGCGGGGCTAACGCCGCAGGAGGCTACCGGGCGGGGCACTTTTGTCAACGACGAAGTGCTGGCACGCAAGATCGCCGCGGTGGAAAGTGCGCTGCGCATAAATAAGCCCGACCCGGCGGACGGCCTGGACGTGCTGGCCAAAGTGGGCGGCCTGGAAATCGCCGGTCTGGCCGGAGTGGTGCTGGCGGCAGCGGCGCGCCGCAAACCGGTGCTGGTGGACGGGTTTATTTCTACCGCCGCCGCCATGATCGCCGCCAAACTGGCGCCGGCCTGCCGTGACTACATGATCCCGGCCCACCTGTCTGGTGAACAGGGACACCGGCTGATGTTGGAGTACCTGGGCTTAAAACCACTGTTGCAACTGGATATGCGCCTGGGAGAAGGGACGGGGGCCGCGCTGGCCATGCCCCTGCTGGAAGCCGCCGTGGGGATGCTCACCCGCATGGCCAGCTTCCAGGACGCCGGGGTATCCGATTTGGACAGGGACAAAGCGGCCGGTTAAATTAGCTTATTTATACCCCCTGATAAAAGCGCTGACCACGGAGCCGTTTAGTTCCCGCCGCTCGTTTTCGTTCAGATTGGGCAGGATGCTGGCGGCCGCAGGATCGGTGAAATCATAGGTGCGGGTGATCTGGATGGACACGTCCTTGAATCCGGCCCGCACCATTTTCTCTCTGTACTCATCCTGCTGCAGGGCACCGGCCACACAGCCCGCCCAGGCCAGCAGATCCTGTTGCACCTGAGGGGGCAGGGGACGGGTGAGCACAATATCGGCCACAGCCAGCCGGCCGCCCGGCTTCAATACCCGGTAGGCTTCCGCCAGCACCCGGTCTTTATCGGCCGAAAGGTTAATCACGCAGTTGGATATGATGACATCAACACTGTTGTCGGGCAGGGGGATGTCTTCAATATAGCCCTTTAAAAACTCTACATTTTTAA
This window of the Desulfurispora thermophila DSM 16022 genome carries:
- a CDS encoding zinc finger domain-containing protein, which produces MYYPGEIKTPGLELMLVLVRVIYFVALVLTTAGAGMVAGLPPVVSGTIGGLFGFFLLACGHLFEVVNVTCPHCGHRTRSLRDYGSFLCPNCQQVSIVKEGKANKQ
- the cobT gene encoding nicotinate-nucleotide--dimethylbenzimidazole phosphoribosyltransferase, yielding MSLLNETISAIAPLDAGWMEKAQSRVDSLIKPPGSLGRLEELAVQLAGITSSLRPPVQNKVIVLMAGDHGVVEEGVSIAPQEVTYQMLSAFAGGVAGVSVFSQVVGARLIIVDVGVKVPVDIPGVLSCKVKNGTDNIAKGPAMSRQEAVAALEVGIRVASEQVDAGADVLALGDMGIGNTTPSSAILACLAGLTPQEATGRGTFVNDEVLARKIAAVESALRINKPDPADGLDVLAKVGGLEIAGLAGVVLAAAARRKPVLVDGFISTAAAMIAAKLAPACRDYMIPAHLSGEQGHRLMLEYLGLKPLLQLDMRLGEGTGAALAMPLLEAAVGMLTRMASFQDAGVSDLDRDKAAG
- a CDS encoding S-layer homology domain-containing protein; this translates as MYIAGKALLKKLKPLQWTLCLVLSFLALYLGPAAGVARAQVYPVLEHTSQIISRGVNQDTYTLQANDGKIIAYVLTVDLHDPYIDLQVLLGAGESWQKNDTVLNMARRSGAVAAVNADFFQMKDSGRPIGMTVLQGQLLSSPPLRRDMYTIAIGQDKTPFIGLFSFTGLVTAPDGSSFPLAGINKPAYLLPNATSSDSNALHMYNAAWGERSRGSKYAVGEPLLVEMLVRNNTVVQLYSNSDPIPLPADGFVLRGQGNAARFLQEKFRPGDQVQLTYRVQPDISNIKSASGGQALLLTDGHLPTYFSQEITGYHARTAAGYDATQSKLYLVAIENSSRSRGMTQKELAEFMLGLGVHTAINLDGGGSTSFVSRPLGENSPVLVNLPEKGAQRPVPVVLAVFSTAPPGALQGLIISGPERIVPGLPVKYTVKAYDEYYNPYQLAQEAVSWEVGSGWEQLAAGEFLPREPGSISLRASYQGVVAQKQVSVYQDDQLQLVVQPGSLSLLPGQKSEIKVNLRDPSGQLWPVPASYLQIKSESGLISIQGALLTAGEEAGQGEIKISFRSKSATVPFTIKAPLPFTDLDEKHWAYQAVHNLYQLKVVSGVSETLFQPAEKVTRAQFVTMLGRALGWVQQNQLSGQTPALPFKDRARIPGWASPYVAYAVQQKYLTGFPDGTFLPDRLLTRAEMAVVLDRVLKLPAASDDTPSFADTATIPAWASPALAACSKAGLIRGDGENKVHAQQNASRAETAVVINRMLVSGLVKTAGQSAPERSGQNLPGGEMIGPPAP
- a CDS encoding ferredoxin domain-containing protein — encoded protein: MMQNALQMVAELMALSAKTAPKSLGQDYVEIKIVSGEDLNRLAEQMEQYGRKTGKVNFDRDAANVRQSAAVLLLALKENKPLGLNCGACGFSRCDELTSQEGPEFVGPLCAWRVIDLGIALGSAVKTASILNADNRVMYRAGVVARQMGLISGAIVVGVPIAAYSKNIYFDRPARS
- a CDS encoding arsenite methyltransferase is translated as MPEDIRNFVRQKYAGAIKQKKGCCSSASVGCCSNGQSCDPITADLYNPEEISGLPEDLIASSFGCGNPTLLADLQPGEVVLDLGSGAGLDVLLSARRVGPTGKVYGLDMTDEMLATARANQERAGIKNVEFLKGYIEDIPLPDNSVDVIISNCVINLSADKDRVLAEAYRVLKPGGRLAVADIVLTRPLPPQVQQDLLAWAGCVAGALQQDEYREKMVRAGFKDVSIQITRTYDFTDPAAASILPNLNENERRELNGSVVSAFIRGYK
- the fni gene encoding type 2 isopentenyl-diphosphate Delta-isomerase; this encodes MDRQHRKIQHIEQALALPEETGTSGFQDLLLVHNALPEMDPGDIDLSCTFLGKKLAAPLLINAITGGHEKTLPINRALARLAARCGLAIAVGSQKAALEDPAVIDTFRVVREENPTGVVLANLSATCQPGEARRAVEMLAADGLQLHLNAAQELAMVEGETNFGHVADNIARVAGELSVPVIVKEVGFGLSRDVVRRLYAGGITHFDIAGRGGTNFLQIELARRGAAWPEISDWGIPTAAALLECVNLQLPVTIIASGGVRTYLDIVKALVAGAQLVGMARPLLQAVYSSEDVLFHYVDDLLQGMRRVMFLLGAVSIDRLARVPLVITGATAQWLAARGVDIAQWGKKDILAEKEKVDPCRK
- a CDS encoding ATP-binding protein, which produces MSTSEITEKITQLVIYRNLHCDPVLVSWRELQNHAGDYQHLARLFDQVQHCPHPLTGCNWWQNHLLDLIMLDDNIGSRAMAACPTGEQESCPALSGQLRSLLERELAVLQVLYHWQPDQVHLPAGTEGYWQHIWQSSPPARSPRYPDQQAFWQHKKALAAAFEENPAAILDALEKFHTALGYGLLSRFFCFTWQGSLQPVTHPDSPPPDALHGYLQERETLRENTARLVSGLPAVNILLYGDRGTGKSSAVKSLLHLFGQQRLRLVEMDKTNLSQYSVLLNQLAELPYKFIIFLDDLSFEELETDYKQLKAMLEGSVRRRPDNVVIYATSNRRHLVSETFREQDKHPQDSVQEKLSLADRFGLCLMFSAPGEQAYLEMVLHLARQAGLDWPRDALLKQARLWAMWHNGYSGRTARQLVDYLYGRWPGQF